Genomic window (Alteromonas pelagimontana):
ATCGATACCACGGGGCCGGGCGGCGCAGAAGATGTTTTTATTGCTCTGGCTGATAAAATTCGCAGCGCTGATGTTGATTCTATTGCGGTTATTCGGGGTGAAGGCTACGTGGCTACCTCCCTTCGCGAAGTGGGAATTGAACCTGTTATTATCGATTCCAAAGGCAGTTTTAATGTAAGTCTTATTATCAAACTTTGCCAATTAGTAAAAAAGCACAAGGTGCGGCTCATTCAATCCCACTTGTTGGGCTCGAACGTTTATGCCTCTATTGTGGGCATGATCACCCGAATCCCGGTTATTGCTACGTATCACGGCATGGTGGATATTTCTCCCAATGAACGTTTTAAAGGCTTAAAGCTGTGGTTTATGCGCCATGGCATTTCCCATTTTGTTGCGGTAAGTCGTTCTTTGGCGGAAAAAATTAAGGCGCACAACCTGTTGGTGCCAGAAAGAACATCAGTAATTTATAACGGTATTGATACCGCAATTTATAATGGGCAGCGATCCACCCGCCTAAAGCAGCAGCTACACCTGCCTGAAGACACTATTCTATTTGGATCGCTAGGGAATATTAGAACGTCCAAACGCTACGATTTATTAATAGAGGCGGCCGCCATTGCGCAGCAAACTCACCCAAACCTGGCGTTTGTTGTTGCAGGCGATCCCAAAGCTTCATTAAAAACCAAACTTGACGAGCTTATTGCCAAACGTAATGTTACCAATATACATTTTATAGGCTTTATTGCCGATACGCCTGAATACCTACAAAATCTGGATTGCTTTTTACTGACCTCTGACGCTGAAGGATTTTCCATCAGTACAATTGAAGCCATGGCAACAGGCTTGCCTGTTATAGCCACACGCTGCGGGGGTCCGGAAGAAATTATCCAAAATGATCAACAGGGCCGGCTTGTAGCTGTTGATGCTAAGGCGATAGCTGAGGCTATCAAAGAAACAGCAGATATGGGGTTAAAATCCATAGTAAACGCCATGGCAGTAGAACGGGTTGAAGGGGCGTTTTCAACGCAAGGCATGTTAGCATCATACCAACAGTTGTATCGTCAGCACGCTGATATCAATTAGCGATTATGTAGTTAGTTATAATAAAGAGAACAGTTTTGAGCATATCACAAAAAATCGCTGATAGATTTGGATCTAAAAAAGGAGTATTGAGGTACTTCTATTTTAATTTTTTAAATGGACTAGGAAGATTTCGTGCTCACGGAACATCTAATCTTGCGGGCACGAAACGGTTAGTATTTATCTGTAGCGGTAATATCTGCCGTAGCCCTTTCGGTGAATACGTAAGTAAATCCCTGGGTTTTCCAGCAGTGTCTTTCGGTCTGCACTGTCGTGGTGGTGACAAAGCGTTCGAAAAAACAATTTCTGTCGCAGCTTCTCTTGGTTATAACCTGGAAGAGCATCGTTCCATCAACATTAAAGAATACCAACCCGAAGAAGGCGACTTGCTTATTGCAATGGAACCCGCGCACGTAAAGGAACTTAAGCTTCAATATCCCAGTACGCCCATACTGCTGATAGGTATGCTCACCGATACGAAGATCGTATATTTACACGACCCTTACAGCACAAATCAGGTATTCTTCAAGGACTGCTTGCAGAAGATTGAGCAAGCAACGAAGGCTGCGATTAAAGGCATTAGAAGTACATCATGAAAACTCAGACGTATACAGTAGATGATTTTCTTTTTTTAAAAGTAAAAAAGCTTTGGGCGCATTTTAAAACGGAATCTTTTGCGTTTAAGTGCGTCTGTGCATATATGTTTGTTGAGTACTTTCGCCCTCAAGCGATATTTAAATGGCTTGATTTTTTACCTTGGGCGCAGTTATTTTTAGGTCTCGCAATTATTGGTATTTTTACCGACTCGAAGGCCAAACTTCGTTTTACTGCAATGCATACTTTTCTAATATTTTTTGCAGTAATAATTCACCTTTCTATGATAACTGCATATGATGTTGGTTGGTCTTTCGATTATTATATATTCTTCATCCAGTGGATTATTATATTTTTTGTCATTACATCGATTGTTACCACTAGAGAACGATTTTATATCTTTTTTATGGTTTTCTTCTTATGTTGTTTAAAAATAGCTATCGGAACATCTAGAATTTGGATTATGCGAGGCTTTGGATTCACCTCGTGGGGACTAATGGGGCCGCCGGGTTATTTTCAAAATTCTGGCGAACTCGCCGTGTTAATGCTGGTGTTATTTCCTATCGGCTATTACTTGTATAAAGCATATAAAAATGACGTGCGACGGTGGGAGAAATATTTGTTATTAGCAGCAACTATATGCCCTATTCTGACAATACTGGGCAGTAGCAGCCGAGGGGCTCAGATAGCGTTAGTCATCCAGTTACTTCTGATGTTTTATAAACAAATTTTTAAACCGAAAGTACTTATCCTTATCGTACTAATTTGCTCAATAGGTTGGAATATTCTTCCAGAAGAGCAGAAATTACGTTTTACGGAAATCGGAGAAGATAAATCTTCCATTCAGCGCAAGCTTTATTGGGAGCATGGCTGGGACATGATGAAGGACAATCCCATTTTAGGTGTTGGCTATTACAATTTTCAGCCCTACTACCAAGACCATTATTTTAAAGATGTCTTATATAGCTACGCTCAGTTACCTCACAATATTTTGATACAAATAGGAACTGATTCAGGTTTTACTGGGCTTCTGATATATTTGTTGATAATTATGGCTAGCTTAATTATGAAACGACCTAGAATAGGTACGAGTAGCATAGTAAGTGAACCATTTTATAATGCCCTCTGGATATCGCTTAAATTAGGTGTGGTAGGATTTTTTATTGCTGGTCAATTTGTGACGATTGGATACTATCCATTCTTATGGATTTCAATTGCTTTACAAATAAGTTTAATCTCTAGTTTTACTAAATAGGTTAATTGACAATAATCCATATTAAGGAAATATCAGTATGATCATAAATAAAATGCATAAGATTTTGTGTTTTAATCTATTTATATTTTTCATGATTTTTTCGCCAAATTCGAAAGCAAGTGATGGCTGGACGATAAAATCTACATTTGAAAGTGAAAAGCTGGGTGATAGAGCAAAAGGTAGTACCGGTTTTAAAGACTTAGCGGGACAATCTGAAGTTACTAAAGATCAAGTTTTATCTGGTCAGTCAGCAAAAATATGGATAAAAGAAGGTCAGACTGGCTACGGAAGATGGGGGGGAGACTGGAAATTTCCCGAACCTCTTAGACGAGGCGATAAAGTTTGGTTTAGTGTACATACTTACATGCCAGAAGAATTTGAGCCCTATTCTTCTTCTGGGGGCAGTAGGCTTAAATTTCTAAGGATATTAACTAAAGATTCTAAGCAAAAAAATGTTGGTTATGACGATTTATATGTGAATATAAAAGGAAGTAATGCACCGTTTCGCTTTATATATGAAGGCGAACAACGTTGGCATAATGTGGGTAGAAAAAATGATATATTCCAAAAAGAACGTTGGGAAAATTATCAAATGTCTATAACTTTCGACAGTATCAGTAAAGATGAAGGGGGAATGGCTGAAGTTAGAATATGGAAGGATGGGGAAAAGATTGCTCATATAACGAATAGAAAAACTTTGAAACATGTAGATGATTTGGCTACTAGAGCATTGCTCTTTACGTATTGGAATGGTGGCGCTCCCAAAGATCAGTTCATGTATGTAGATGATATTACTATTACTTCTGAAACTCCGAAGTGGACGGACGTTGACGGCTATCCTATTGTCGAGTTTTATACAGACTTATGTAGAATCCCAAGCGATTCATAGTTAATTAATAATAAGCAGGAAAATTTAAAATGTATTCTAAATCAGCTTGGATAACGTGGGAACGTCAACCAAGAAATCGCTCTATGGCCGATCTATTCAATGCTAAATATTTTGAGTTTTCAAACAATGGGAATGGCATTAAGCGCTATCTGTTATGCCTGAAAGACACTTATTTTATCTTTAACTCTAAAAGCTATAGTTTAATTTTTGTTCAGAATCCTTCTATAATTCTATGTTTCATCTCAGTAATATTGAGCAAAATATTTACTACTAAATTAGTTATAGACGCGCATAATGCAGGCGTTTATCCAAACGAAGGTAAATCAAAGTTTCTCTTAGCTATAAATAATTGGATACTAAAGCGTGCTGATCTTGTACTCGTAACTAATAGGCTATTGGTAGACCATTTAAATAAATTTGATATCAAATCCGAGTTTATTCCTGATCCATTGCCATCTTTTCCTCAGATAAATACGGAGGAGTTAAGTAATGGAAACTATCTTTTTGTTGTGTGTTCTTGGTCATTAGATGAGCCTATTGATCTCTATATTGAAGTAGCGAGAATGTTACCAGAATATGTTTTCAAGTTTTCTGGTAATTATAAAAAGTATTCTGATAAAATCGATTTTAACACGTTGCCGGACAATGTTGTTCTTTTAGGCTTCATTTCTGAAGATGAATACGTTAAAACGTTAGCTAATTGTTTAGCTGTCCTTGATTTGACTACAAGGGATGACTGTCTGGTATGTGGCGCTTACGAATCAATATCTTTGTTAAAACCAGTTGTAGTTAGTGATACCGTCGTAAATCGAGAATTATTTCACGATTCAGTGTGTTACTCGGAACTAAATAGTGCAAGCTTAATAAATGCTATTCATGCAAGTCAGGAAAATAGCCTAATTAAAAAAGTCGAAATTTTTAGAGAGGAATATAGTATAAAGATAACTTTGCTCCAGCAAAAGATTTGCGCTCGCCTAAACTATTCCATTAAATGTAACGAAGCAAATTAATTAGCTTTATGTTCTGCATCTATCTTCTCACATTGATCTCTTAGCGTTATCTTATTCGCTGAATATTTTTCTGGCACCCCTGTAGTAAGTGTATATATGACTTTACATTATCTTTAGTAGGATGGTGACATGTTTGCGAAGTATCCAATAATAACCATGTAATGACTTCGTCATTATAGTTTCAGGACCACTTATTGTTAATCGAAATATAAATTCGATTAACAAAAGCTATAATAGTTTATATATTTCCTACCTCTAACTCAGAAGTCAGTAAGATTTTCCATTATATAAGAATCCAAGAATTTTGGATTTTCTAATAATAAATACGTGCGCAGCAACGGACAGCGAGGTCACGATCACTATAGAAAGCGTGAAGCCTAGAATATAGTCTAAATCCAATTTTACTAGTAATGAAGATACTAGCATTAGAAGTATAAAGTGAAATAAATAAACGGTGTAAGACGCTTCTGAAAAAAAAGCCATAAAGTGTGACCTGTGGTCAAACAACCTAGAGAAAATAGTAAAGCACAATGCTATAGAAAACCACTGTGCCGCAAGATAGCTGTACTCTGCTGCTATTGTTATAAGGGTATCGTTGCTAGTAGCGAATATACCACTGATAGTGCACCCGATCACAATGAGCACGATAGAAATTAAAGGGTTTACTTTCATAAAATTGTGGTACAGGTGGCGGTTGGACGCCAGAACATACCCAAAAACAAAATGAACATAATAGTAAAGTAGGGAATAAGGTCGATATAAGCCAAATTTTTCTACGTAAATTGGAAAGCCTAGTTTGTTCAAAGCCATTATCAGAATAGTGATAATGGGCAGAGCAAACAACAACACTAAGACAGGCGTTTTATTAAACCACGTGGATTCAATAACACGAGTCCTAAATTTTGTTATCAGCCCAATATTATGGATGATCGCTGTAAATATAAAGTAGTAAATAAGGTTTACAAGAAACCAGAGATGTCCAATATAACCGCCGTTTATAAAATGGCTTGCCAAGCTGCCTTTTACCCAGCCGCCCTCTTTAAGCAAGTAGAATTGAATCATGTTAAACGTGAATATAGTGACAACTAAAGGTACCGCGATCCGAACTAGTCGCAATCGCAAAAATTTTGGGATTCCGTATTTATTAAGTGTGATATAGCAAAAAAAGCCAGAAACAACAAAAAACGCCGGCATGCGGAAAAGATGAATTGTGTCGATAAGATAACTCATAAAAACGCTGGTCTCTCCGTTAACTATAGGAAGAGCGTGTTTTGTGCTATAAATTTGCGCGGAGTGAATTACAACACCTAGTACCATTAATATGGCTCGCATTGAATCCAAATAATAAATACGGGCGGAGCTACTACTGGTCATCTTTTCATCCTGAAAGTGTGGCTGGGAAATTAGGCTCATGAAGTTAAGTGTTTAGAAAGAAGCCCCATATGAGGCCTCTGTATGGTTACTATTACGTCTTCGCTTGGGTATCTACAAAATTACCTGATTTCTAGGTTTTTGATTTAGCGGCCTGTTCTGTTCGTACAGCAACCAAGCGACGTTATTCATTGTTACCAGTCGACCGGTTGCTTACTGAGAAGGCCTTCGTAGCGGCGACTCCCCTCATCAGAATATTACCATGTTAGTTAACAAATATCTTCTCGCCGTTTAACCCGAATGGTGCACCTGTTATCTGAATTCAGGGGCGCGTTCCCCCTACCTGCCTGTTTAACAATTCAATAAAACCTTCCATTGTATAAAAATCTCAGAAATATGAATTTCCTTATAATGAAAAAGTGGATAGCGAAAGAACACACCGTTACGACTACTATGGATAGCATAGTGCCTAACAGGGGGCCGAAATTTAATTTAACCAGCACGGAAGAGAACAGTATTAAGATAATAAAATGGAATAGATAAACGCTGTAAGATGCTTCGGAAAAAAGTGCCATAACGTGGGATTTTTGGTCAAGTAATTTACTAAACAGATAGAAGCACAAAGCGACAGAATACCACTGCGCTACCAGGTAGCCATATTCAGCTATGGCCATCATGAGCGTGCTGGAATCGCGAACAAACAGGTAGTTAACCAGGCATCCCAGAATGATAATAGCGATAGAAAAAAGCGGGTTTATCTTCATAAAATTCTGGTAGAAACTGCGGTTGGCGGCCAATAGGTATCCAAAAGCAAAGTAAACATAATAATACAGTAACGAATATGGCTTGAATAACCCGAGTTTTTCAGTATAGATAGGAATGCCTAGTTTATTCAGTGCCATCACGGATAACGTGACCATGGGCAGTAGCAGCAGTAGTATGGCAACCGGGCATTTGCGAAAGAAAGTAGAGGTGTCTGTCAGCCCTCTGGCTTTTGGTAACGGACTGATACTGTGTAGCGTTGCCGAAAAAATAAAGTAGTAAAGCAGGTTCACCAAAAACCATAGGTGTCCGATATAAACGCCACTGGTGAAGTGGTGTGTAAGACTTCCGCTTATCCAGCCTCCCTGTTGTAGAAAATAAAACTGCAACAGATTGAGTGTAAAAATCGTTGTAATAAGAGGAACTGCGATTCTCACCAGCCTTAGCCGCAGGAACTTTGCTCCGCCATACTTATTTAGGGTAAGATAGCAGAAAAAGCCGGATACCATAAAAAATGCAGACATGCGAAATAAATGTATGGTGTCATACAGATAGGTCATCCAGATACTGTGGTATTGGCTGGCTAGCGGAAGTGGTTCTTCAAGACTATAAAGTTGTGCAGAATGCATGACCACACCTAATACCATTAATATCGCTCGCATTGAATCAAGATAATAGAGGCGGGCGGTATTGCTGCTTGTCATTATCTGATCCTGAAAACGCGGCTGGAATAACAGGTTAAAGGATTTGCATAGCCGGTGGCCTTACTTTAGGCCACCTTATAATGGCCTGTTACATCTTCGCTTCAATCTTCGCTTTGGTATCTAAAATGCCCTGATTCCGAGGCTTTAGTTTTGCGGCCTTTTTAATCCAGCTGTGAGCTTTTTCCAGACTGTTTTGTTCGTACAGTAACCAGGCCACATTATTCATTGCTACCCAGTTCTCCGGCTGCTTACTAAGAAGATCTTCGTAGTAACGAATGGCTTCGGTGGGGTTCTGCGATGCCAGCTCGCTGATATAAAGCATATTGGTGTTATCTTTATCTGGATACTTTTCCATATGCTGTTTTAGTATTTTTAACCCTTGATCTGTCTTGCCGTCAGCTTTTAGCGCTTCAAAAAGATATTGTACGGCAACACCGGATTCAGAAGCCGAATAGGCTTGCTGTAACGCATTGACAGCCTCGTTTGCTTTGCCTGTACCCAAGTAACCACGCCCTAACAGTAACTGGCCTTGCGGGCTGGCTTTAACCTGCTCGCTGGCTGCGTTAAGTTCTTGTAGGGCGTTAGCGTAATTATTTTGATCCATCAAAATACTCGCTTTTAGCAGGCGAACCTCTTCATAAATTTCCGCATTGCTTGCTGAACCGCTTTCATTAAACATTGCCAGCGTTTCCAACGCCTGCCGCGGCTTTTGCGCCACAGCCTGGGCTTTCGCCAGGTTGAGTAAAACCTGCGGTGTTGTCATGCCGCTGGAAACAATTTTTTGAAGCACATTAATGGCTTTATTGGCTTGACCGGTTTGTAAATAAGCGGTGGAAAGCATGTAATTGGCGGGTGGGGTTTCCCTGGCGTTAAATGTCGATGCTTCAGCAACTTTTATTACCTGTGAATAATTGCCCGCTAGGAACTGGCTATACAAGGTAGTAAAGGTGCTGGTGTCGGTGGCATTTTTCAGCACATCATTAATTTGCGCCTGGGCTGCCGATTCGTCTTTTGCCTTGGCGGCAGCCTGGTAAGCACCTTCAAGGGCATCGGCGCTATTTGGATTCTGCTTCAGGTTATCCAAAAACAAAGTTAATGCTTTCGAGTAATTGCCTTGGCCGATAGCCTTAGATGCGTTGTAGTTTTTGGCGGCAATGTTGTCAGGATCTAATTCAGCAATTTTACTGTAAATGGCGTCCAGGCCTTTATAATTCTGCTGAAACTTCTCAAACTCAGCAGCAATGACATAGTTTTCTACATTGTCTGGTTCGTCTGCAATCCATTTATTCAACATAGCTCTGGCAGCATCGGTTTCGCCGCTCGACGTCTTCATACTTAGCAGCAGTAACTTTGACTGCTTGGTATCTGCTGCTGATGCGTCTGCTAACAGCGCATTAGATGCCTCTTCCACCAGCGCCATGCCTGATATGTCACCAGACATTACCTTGAACAGGCCCAACTGTTGTTTGCCTGCGTCGCTTGTTACCTTGCTGCTATCGATTTGCGAAAGTAGCTGCTTCGCTTTATCTCTATCGCCACTGCCAAGTAAGGCTTTAGACGTGGCCGCGGCAAGGCCGGTATTATTGGCCACTAATTCAGGATTGCGTTGCAACATTGCATAGGCATCCTGCGATGCCCCTGCCTGAAGTTTCGCCGCAACAAACATCTGTTTAGCTGGGTGAGTAGCAGGAACAGCATTAACAATTTTGGAAAGGTTCTGCAGCGCCTGTTCATAATTGCCTAAACGAAAATGGGTTAATCCGGCAATGTAGCTGGTAAACGGTGAAGCCATGCCATTGTTCATGGCTAGTTCGATATGTTTATTGGCAGACGCAAAATCTTTTGCTGCTATTTCAATAACAGCAAGTTGCTGGTTAGCTACCGGTTGATTCGGATATCGCTTTAAAATGTAGTTAACGTGCTTTTTGGCTTCATCCAGCTTGTTTAAGCGTATTTGCGCTTCGGCGATATTTAAGTGCAGGCGCTGAAACTGTGGCTTTTGTTCCAAAAGCGCTTCGTAATTTGTTAACGAGGCTTGAAGATCGCCTAAAGCATACTGTAATTCCGCGGCCAGTGACTGTACCAGCCAATCGTTGGGGTGTTTTTCAACCGCAGCATTTAGCATTTTAGTGTCTGATGCTGTTCGTTGAATAAGATAAACATCGATAATGTCTGACAGATCGTTTGTGCGGCCATCGCCTGCGCCGGCAGCTGCTTTAGCGGCAGCTATATGATCTTTACTGGAACTGTCACCACGTCTGGCGGTGAGTATTGCTGCAATCAGCTCGCCGGTAGCAAGTGCCTGTGGGTTAAGTGAGTCTTTATACTTTTCCAATGTCGACACAAACTGCCCGGATTCAGGGCTGGAATAAAGAGCAAGAAAGTATTCTTTAGCAACACCATTTATGTCAGCACCTTGTTCAAGTGCTTTTTCAAAAGTAATTACCGCGCTCTCCATATCCCCTAGCTGAAAATACGCTTTGGCAAGTAACGCGCGTGGACGAGGATCATCAGGGGCATCCTGAAGCGTCGATTTAAGGGTAATAATAGCGCTTTGATATTTTTGCGCCTGAAGCGCCTGTTGCGCATCACCAAGTTGATCTTCAACACTGGCTTTACCGCAAGCGGTCAGTAGCGTTAATGAGAGAAGGCTGGCGATAGATGTTCTGACAAACTTATTTTCCATAGGATACTGTTTTACCGATTACTTTTGACGACCTACTTTAAGCGGTATTCTGTGAAAAAGAAAGGGAAGGTAGGTGAAGGTTAGGCGGAAACGCGAGATAATTAAAAAAGGCGACTTTCGTCGCCTTTTTTAGCACATCAGTAAGCTTATTTAGCTTTACGACGGCTAGATGCACCTAAACCTAACAGACCTAAAGCAAGAACTGCTAAAGTAGAAGGTTCTGGAACTTCTGCTGGAGCGTTGCTGAATACAGCACTAACGTCACCAGTAGTTGTTTGAACAGCTGCAGTTTCAAATGTATCGAAGTCGCCGTTTACATTTACGGTCATGTAGAAAGGATTTGGGCTAACAAAGTACATGCTGCCGTCATCAGTTAACGCGAAATCAGTAAAGGTGAAGTCAAACAGACCATTTTCACCGATTTGGTAGCCAATGCTGTTCTCGATAGTAACAGAAGAACCTAGTTCTAAGTCATCACCTGAATCGTTCAGTGAGAAATCATCGTTAGCTGTAGTATTGGCATCACGATCCATGTATAAAGTGAACTGACCAGAAGTACCAGTTAAAATGCTTGACGTTTGACCAGCAAAAGTTTCTTCTTCCACAGTACCGGTAGCAGTAAATAAAGCATACAGTACATAGTCAGAACCCAGAGTAGAATTAGTCAGGGTAGTTTGACCTTCGTTAGAGAACAACTGGCTGAATGTGGCAAAAGCTGTTGCAGTGAAACCACCAGTACCATCAAACGCAATAGTTTCTACGAAACCACCGTTAATTTTATCAGCAACAACGGTAGTACCGTTTTGGCTGGTTTCATCAACAGTAAAATCCATGAATTCTGCTGAGCTAGAAAACGATGCTGCTAAACCAGCAGTTAGTGTCAGTGCTTTAACAATTTTATTAAATTTCATAATACTTCCTTTCCATTCCAAAGTAACGGGCATTAATGCCACGATTATTTAAATGCACTTCATGTGCCAACTTTTATGATATTGATTTTTATAGGGAAATTTAGCTGTTTATTAAATAAACAGGCCGAAGTGTAAAAAATCCTGATACTTTTTTGGCAGAAAAGGAATATGTGTATACAAAGTATGAGTTTATCAGTTTTAACTTTATATTTACTAATCTTATCGCCTATATGTAATCATCTTGTTAATTGCTAAGTTTTTGTTTCTGAATACATAATACCGCCAATGTGAGAGGTTTTTTCACCAAGAGCATGATTACGTTTGTATCTTTAGTAGTTGACTAATTATCGGAGCCTAAAGCCGGCAGTGCGGTTTATGCTTAGGAAGGGTATCGGCGATGCAGATCGTCGTTACCTGCTTAAGAACAAGCTGAAAAGTGAGGTGTGCGGGTAGGCCGAATCAGGCTACGGATCCTGGTTAATAGCTCGCTCTCTTCGGTAAAAAATTGCCGATTGTCTTGTGCGCAGAGTTGTTAAGTTAGGTAGAACCAAGTTCCGGTAGTAAGAGATAAATAATATTCGTCATCATGTGTGCTCTGAACTGATCACACTGCAATGAGAATTGGTACAAGAAATGCTGAAAAGCTACTGAAAGGATATAAAAAAAAGCTGGCCCGCATGTGCGGGCCAGCTTTTCATTATCAAGTAAATGTATTATTTAGCTTTAAGGCGGCTACGTGCGCCAAGGCCCAGCAAACCTAAAGCCAGTACGGCGATAGTAGAAGGTTCTGGCACTTCTGCTGGAGCGTTGCTGAATACAGCGCTTACGTCACCAGTAGTAATTTGAGTAGCAGCGGTGGCGAAAGAATCGAAGTCACCGTTGGTACGTACTGTCATATAAAACGGGTTAGGGCTTACAAAGTATGCTTCACCGTCAGCAGTTAAAGAGAAGTCAATGAATGTGAAGTCGAATAGACCATTTTCGCCGATTTGATAAGCAATGTTGTCAGCTAGTGTGGCTGAGGTACTTAGTACCAGATCGTCACCACTGTTGTTTAACGCATAATCAGCTTCAGGAGAC
Coding sequences:
- a CDS encoding glycosyltransferase gives rise to the protein MTYKILHLIDTTGPGGAEDVFIALADKIRSADVDSIAVIRGEGYVATSLREVGIEPVIIDSKGSFNVSLIIKLCQLVKKHKVRLIQSHLLGSNVYASIVGMITRIPVIATYHGMVDISPNERFKGLKLWFMRHGISHFVAVSRSLAEKIKAHNLLVPERTSVIYNGIDTAIYNGQRSTRLKQQLHLPEDTILFGSLGNIRTSKRYDLLIEAAAIAQQTHPNLAFVVAGDPKASLKTKLDELIAKRNVTNIHFIGFIADTPEYLQNLDCFLLTSDAEGFSISTIEAMATGLPVIATRCGGPEEIIQNDQQGRLVAVDAKAIAEAIKETADMGLKSIVNAMAVERVEGAFSTQGMLASYQQLYRQHADIN
- a CDS encoding arsenate-mycothiol transferase ArsC, with amino-acid sequence MSISQKIADRFGSKKGVLRYFYFNFLNGLGRFRAHGTSNLAGTKRLVFICSGNICRSPFGEYVSKSLGFPAVSFGLHCRGGDKAFEKTISVAASLGYNLEEHRSINIKEYQPEEGDLLIAMEPAHVKELKLQYPSTPILLIGMLTDTKIVYLHDPYSTNQVFFKDCLQKIEQATKAAIKGIRSTS
- a CDS encoding O-antigen ligase family protein, which produces MKTQTYTVDDFLFLKVKKLWAHFKTESFAFKCVCAYMFVEYFRPQAIFKWLDFLPWAQLFLGLAIIGIFTDSKAKLRFTAMHTFLIFFAVIIHLSMITAYDVGWSFDYYIFFIQWIIIFFVITSIVTTRERFYIFFMVFFLCCLKIAIGTSRIWIMRGFGFTSWGLMGPPGYFQNSGELAVLMLVLFPIGYYLYKAYKNDVRRWEKYLLLAATICPILTILGSSSRGAQIALVIQLLLMFYKQIFKPKVLILIVLICSIGWNILPEEQKLRFTEIGEDKSSIQRKLYWEHGWDMMKDNPILGVGYYNFQPYYQDHYFKDVLYSYAQLPHNILIQIGTDSGFTGLLIYLLIIMASLIMKRPRIGTSSIVSEPFYNALWISLKLGVVGFFIAGQFVTIGYYPFLWISIALQISLISSFTK
- a CDS encoding glycosyltransferase family protein, encoding MYSKSAWITWERQPRNRSMADLFNAKYFEFSNNGNGIKRYLLCLKDTYFIFNSKSYSLIFVQNPSIILCFISVILSKIFTTKLVIDAHNAGVYPNEGKSKFLLAINNWILKRADLVLVTNRLLVDHLNKFDIKSEFIPDPLPSFPQINTEELSNGNYLFVVCSWSLDEPIDLYIEVARMLPEYVFKFSGNYKKYSDKIDFNTLPDNVVLLGFISEDEYVKTLANCLAVLDLTTRDDCLVCGAYESISLLKPVVVSDTVVNRELFHDSVCYSELNSASLINAIHASQENSLIKKVEIFREEYSIKITLLQQKICARLNYSIKCNEAN
- a CDS encoding acyltransferase family protein translates to MTSSSSARIYYLDSMRAILMVLGVVIHSAQIYSTKHALPIVNGETSVFMSYLIDTIHLFRMPAFFVVSGFFCYITLNKYGIPKFLRLRLVRIAVPLVVTIFTFNMIQFYLLKEGGWVKGSLASHFINGGYIGHLWFLVNLIYYFIFTAIIHNIGLITKFRTRVIESTWFNKTPVLVLLFALPIITILIMALNKLGFPIYVEKFGLYRPYSLLYYYVHFVFGYVLASNRHLYHNFMKVNPLISIVLIVIGCTISGIFATSNDTLITIAAEYSYLAAQWFSIALCFTIFSRLFDHRSHFMAFFSEASYTVYLFHFILLMLVSSLLVKLDLDYILGFTLSIVIVTSLSVAAHVFIIRKSKILGFLYNGKSY
- a CDS encoding acyltransferase family protein codes for the protein MTSSNTARLYYLDSMRAILMVLGVVMHSAQLYSLEEPLPLASQYHSIWMTYLYDTIHLFRMSAFFMVSGFFCYLTLNKYGGAKFLRLRLVRIAVPLITTIFTLNLLQFYFLQQGGWISGSLTHHFTSGVYIGHLWFLVNLLYYFIFSATLHSISPLPKARGLTDTSTFFRKCPVAILLLLLPMVTLSVMALNKLGIPIYTEKLGLFKPYSLLYYYVYFAFGYLLAANRSFYQNFMKINPLFSIAIIILGCLVNYLFVRDSSTLMMAIAEYGYLVAQWYSVALCFYLFSKLLDQKSHVMALFSEASYSVYLFHFIILILFSSVLVKLNFGPLLGTMLSIVVVTVCSFAIHFFIIRKFIFLRFLYNGRFY
- the prsT gene encoding XrtA/PEP-CTERM system TPR-repeat protein PrsT, with the protein product MENKFVRTSIASLLSLTLLTACGKASVEDQLGDAQQALQAQKYQSAIITLKSTLQDAPDDPRPRALLAKAYFQLGDMESAVITFEKALEQGADINGVAKEYFLALYSSPESGQFVSTLEKYKDSLNPQALATGELIAAILTARRGDSSSKDHIAAAKAAAGAGDGRTNDLSDIIDVYLIQRTASDTKMLNAAVEKHPNDWLVQSLAAELQYALGDLQASLTNYEALLEQKPQFQRLHLNIAEAQIRLNKLDEAKKHVNYILKRYPNQPVANQQLAVIEIAAKDFASANKHIELAMNNGMASPFTSYIAGLTHFRLGNYEQALQNLSKIVNAVPATHPAKQMFVAAKLQAGASQDAYAMLQRNPELVANNTGLAAATSKALLGSGDRDKAKQLLSQIDSSKVTSDAGKQQLGLFKVMSGDISGMALVEEASNALLADASAADTKQSKLLLLSMKTSSGETDAARAMLNKWIADEPDNVENYVIAAEFEKFQQNYKGLDAIYSKIAELDPDNIAAKNYNASKAIGQGNYSKALTLFLDNLKQNPNSADALEGAYQAAAKAKDESAAQAQINDVLKNATDTSTFTTLYSQFLAGNYSQVIKVAEASTFNARETPPANYMLSTAYLQTGQANKAINVLQKIVSSGMTTPQVLLNLAKAQAVAQKPRQALETLAMFNESGSASNAEIYEEVRLLKASILMDQNNYANALQELNAASEQVKASPQGQLLLGRGYLGTGKANEAVNALQQAYSASESGVAVQYLFEALKADGKTDQGLKILKQHMEKYPDKDNTNMLYISELASQNPTEAIRYYEDLLSKQPENWVAMNNVAWLLYEQNSLEKAHSWIKKAAKLKPRNQGILDTKAKIEAKM
- the pepA gene encoding flocculation-associated PEP-CTERM protein PepA; the encoded protein is MKFNKIVKALTLTAGLAASFSSSAEFMDFTVDETSQNGTTVVADKINGGFVETIAFDGTGGFTATAFATFSQLFSNEGQTTLTNSTLGSDYVLYALFTATGTVEEETFAGQTSSILTGTSGQFTLYMDRDANTTANDDFSLNDSGDDLELGSSVTIENSIGYQIGENGLFDFTFTDFALTDDGSMYFVSPNPFYMTVNVNGDFDTFETAAVQTTTGDVSAVFSNAPAEVPEPSTLAVLALGLLGLGASSRRKAK